The proteins below come from a single Microtus ochrogaster isolate Prairie Vole_2 chromosome 8, MicOch1.0, whole genome shotgun sequence genomic window:
- the Fam122a gene encoding protein FAM122A — translation MAQEKMELDLELPAGTGASPAEGGGPGGGGLRRSNSAPLIHGLSDSSPVFQAEAPSARRNSTTFPSRHGLLLPASPVRMHSSRLHQIKQEEGMDLINRETVHEREVQTAMQISHSWEESFSLSDNDVEKSASPKRIDFIPVSPAPSPTRGIGKQCFSPSLQSFVSSNGLPPSPIPSPTTRFTTRRSQSPINCIRPSVLGPLKRKCEMETDYQPKRFFQGITNMLSSDVAQLSDPGVCIASDTLDGNSSSAGSSCNSPAKVSTTTDSPVSPAQAASPFIPVDELSSK, via the coding sequence ATGGCTCAGGAGAAGATGGAGCTGGACCTGGAGCTGCCCGCGGGCACAGGCGCGAGCCCTGCGGAGGGCGGTGGCCCGGGCGGTGGGGGCCTCCGGAGATCTAACAGCGCCCCCCTGATCCACGGCCTCAGCGACTCCTCGCCGGTTTTCCAGGCCGAGGCGCCCAGCGCCAGGCGGAACAGCACGACGTTCCCGAGCCGCCACGGCCTGCTGCTCCCGGCCTCGCCGGTCCGCATGCACAGCAGCCGCTTGCACCAGATCAAACAGGAGGAGGGCATGGACCTGATCAACCGAGAGACGGTCCACGAGCGCGAGGTGCAGACCGCAATGCAGATAAGCCACTCCTGGGAGGAAAGTTTCAGCCTGAGTGACAACGACGTGGAGAAATCCGCCTCTCCAAAGCGCATCGATTTCATTCCGGTGTCTCCAGCACCGTCCCCGACCCGGGGAATTGGGAAGCAGTGTTTTTCACCGTCCTTGCAAAGTTTTGTGAGTAGCAACGGATTGCCTCCAAGTCCTATTCCCAGCCCCACCACCCGGTTTACTACCCGGCGAAGCCAGAGTCCCATCAACTGCATCAGACCAAGTGTTCTTGGaccattgaaaagaaaatgtgaaatggaAACTGATTATCAGCCAAAGAGATTTTTCCAGGGCATCACCAACATGCTGTCTTCTGACGTTGCACAGCTGTCAGACCCCGGCGTGTGCATAGCCTCCGATACCCTGGATGGAAACAGCAGCAGTGCCGGATCTTCCTGTAACTCACCAGCGAAAGTCAGCACTACCACCGACTCTCCTGTGTCGCCTGCCCAAGCAGCCTCCCCCTTTATTCCAGTAGATGAACTTTCGTCTAAGTAA